From Pseudoalteromonas sp. DL-6, one genomic window encodes:
- a CDS encoding DUF294 nucleotidyltransferase-like domain-containing protein — protein sequence MQAEQVEIAQFLVEHPPFDTLPTEALNELAMQIEVAYFRAETDILHLGQDISDLYIIRSGSVEISRRNGELYNRLATGGIFGQMGLLMNRKVRFPARALEDTLTYCINVNTFNEYCDKYETFADFFEVDGNVRLHQAIVEQADSNDLTTAKVKSLLHRDVVTVTTQTPIQDVAFLMTQESVSSVLVTDIEKQISDDPEEDDGQVVGIITDRDIRTKVVAQGLTYDTPAKEVMTSSLVLLDSNAYVFEAVLAMLRDNLHHLPVVHKKRPIGVISLSDILRYESQSSLLLVRGILAQQSVDDLVHYARQLPNVFVRMVNEDANSHMIGTAMAVIGRTFKQRLLALAEEKFGEPPIPYCFIALGSMARDEQLIVTDQDNALILDNSFDEALHDEYFQNLSDFVCDGLAKCGYTYCDGEIMASFKKWRMTREQWQEKFASWMAEPKPQALLNSSIFFDLDGVWGKLKWADELKTLVAKESKVNKRFLANLAANARNRTPPLGFFNGFVLEHNGQHKRSMNLKRRGTAPLSDVVRVHALAVGSRKQNSFERLEDIIEANLLPKGKAQDLRDAFEYIATVRIRHQAWQIEQGEAPDNDLDPHLLSPFEQSNLKEAFAILEKAQSFLKFSYSAHSGVK from the coding sequence ATGCAGGCCGAGCAAGTTGAAATAGCCCAATTTTTAGTTGAACATCCCCCATTTGATACGCTTCCTACTGAGGCATTGAACGAATTAGCAATGCAAATAGAGGTTGCTTACTTTCGTGCCGAAACTGATATCCTGCATTTAGGGCAAGATATTAGTGACTTGTATATTATTCGTAGTGGCTCAGTTGAGATTTCACGTCGTAATGGTGAACTCTATAACCGCTTAGCTACAGGCGGTATTTTTGGCCAAATGGGTTTATTGATGAACCGCAAAGTGCGGTTTCCAGCTCGTGCACTTGAAGATACCTTAACGTATTGTATTAATGTTAATACCTTCAACGAATACTGTGATAAATACGAAACCTTTGCTGACTTTTTCGAAGTGGATGGCAACGTACGCTTGCACCAAGCAATAGTAGAGCAAGCCGACAGCAATGATTTAACCACCGCAAAAGTTAAATCATTATTACATCGCGATGTAGTCACTGTTACTACACAAACCCCCATACAAGACGTCGCGTTTTTGATGACACAAGAATCGGTCTCTTCAGTACTTGTTACTGATATAGAAAAACAAATAAGCGACGATCCAGAAGAAGACGACGGTCAAGTCGTTGGAATTATAACCGACAGAGACATTCGCACTAAAGTGGTCGCCCAAGGGTTAACATATGATACACCCGCCAAAGAAGTAATGACATCAAGCTTAGTACTACTTGATAGCAACGCCTATGTGTTTGAAGCCGTTTTAGCCATGCTCAGAGATAACTTACATCACTTGCCTGTGGTACATAAAAAGCGACCAATAGGGGTGATATCGCTATCTGATATTTTACGCTATGAATCACAAAGTAGCTTATTGTTAGTACGCGGTATTTTAGCTCAACAATCGGTAGATGACTTAGTTCATTACGCCCGCCAATTACCTAATGTGTTTGTGCGTATGGTAAACGAAGATGCTAATTCGCATATGATAGGGACCGCTATGGCAGTAATAGGACGTACCTTTAAACAGCGCCTATTAGCGCTAGCTGAAGAAAAGTTTGGCGAGCCGCCCATTCCTTATTGTTTTATTGCGCTGGGCTCAATGGCACGGGATGAGCAGTTAATTGTAACCGATCAAGATAATGCACTGATTTTAGATAATAGCTTCGATGAGGCATTGCACGATGAGTATTTTCAAAACTTATCAGACTTTGTGTGTGATGGCTTGGCTAAGTGTGGCTATACCTATTGTGATGGTGAAATTATGGCCTCGTTTAAAAAATGGCGTATGACCCGCGAACAATGGCAAGAAAAATTTGCTAGCTGGATGGCCGAGCCCAAACCGCAAGCACTGCTCAATAGCTCGATATTTTTTGACTTAGATGGTGTGTGGGGTAAGTTAAAGTGGGCCGATGAGCTTAAAACGCTGGTGGCAAAAGAAAGCAAAGTAAATAAACGCTTTTTAGCTAACCTTGCTGCTAATGCTCGCAATCGAACGCCACCATTGGGATTTTTTAACGGCTTTGTACTTGAGCACAATGGCCAACATAAGCGCTCAATGAACTTAAAACGTCGTGGTACAGCGCCGCTATCTGATGTGGTTCGCGTTCATGCATTAGCGGTCGGTTCACGTAAACAAAATTCGTTTGAGCGCTTAGAGGATATTATCGAGGCTAACTTATTACCCAAAGGCAAAGCACAAGATTTGCGTGATGCATTTGAATATATTGCCACTGTACGTATTCGCCATCAGGCATGGCAGATAGAGCAGGGTGAAGCGCCCGATAATGATTTAGATCCGCATTTACTCTCACCATTTGAGCAAAGTAATTTAAAAGAAGCTTTTGCGATTTTAGAAAAAGCGCAAAGCTTTTTAAAGTTTAGTTATTCTGCTCATTCAGGTGTGAAATAA
- a CDS encoding 3'-5' exonuclease, with protein sequence MAKSPLDWPRRYEQLLHSAQNSLLKEFYKQAFTNQTTPLKDVPFVALDFETTGLDANTDDIVSVGLVPFNVNRIYCKESRHWVVQPRRDLSEESIVIHGITHSEVDEAPDLNRILAPLLDALKGKVVVVHYAAIERHFFYNALLTRIKEGIEFALVDTMEIERRALRARQGLLGRLFNTKLGSLRLSDTRERYSLPLYQNHNALTDALATAELLQAQLSYHYRLDTPLSEIWL encoded by the coding sequence ATGGCTAAATCACCGTTAGATTGGCCACGTCGTTACGAGCAGCTTTTACATAGTGCGCAAAACTCGTTGCTTAAGGAGTTTTATAAGCAGGCATTTACCAATCAGACTACTCCACTTAAAGATGTACCTTTTGTGGCGCTAGATTTTGAAACAACAGGTCTGGACGCTAATACCGATGATATTGTTAGTGTGGGGTTAGTGCCTTTCAATGTTAATCGTATTTACTGTAAAGAGAGCCGCCATTGGGTAGTACAACCACGACGAGATTTGAGTGAAGAGTCGATTGTTATCCATGGTATTACCCACTCAGAAGTGGACGAAGCTCCCGACCTCAATCGAATTTTAGCCCCACTTCTTGATGCACTTAAAGGGAAAGTGGTGGTGGTGCATTATGCCGCCATTGAGCGCCACTTTTTTTATAATGCGCTGCTCACACGTATAAAAGAAGGGATTGAATTTGCTCTAGTCGACACTATGGAAATTGAAAGGCGAGCGCTTAGAGCGCGTCAAGGGCTACTAGGTAGGCTATTTAATACAAAACTAGGCTCATTACGGTTAAGTGATACAAGGGAGCGTTATTCCTTGCCATTGTATCAAAACCATAATGCACTGACTGACGCTTTAGCCACCGCAGAATTACTGCAAGCTCAGCTGAGTTATCATTATCGGTTAGATACGCCACTAAGTGAAATTTGGCTTTAG
- a CDS encoding BCCT family transporter gives MSENHDKYSIDNTDYTVGQDNVQKWGFDIHNPVFGISAGLIALFLIAVLVSDAEVAKTTLNGIKTDIINNFDGLFMWAANFFVIFCLVLIFSPYGNIRLGGDDAKPSHSRISWLAMLFAAGMGIGLMFWGVAEPVAYYTGWYETPLNVTANTPEAAKMAMGATMFHWGLHPWAIYAVVALSLAFFTYNKGLPLSIRSIFYPILGDKAWGWPGHIIDILAVLATLFGLATSLGLGAQQASAGINHVFGFEGGVGSQILVITGVTLLAVVSVIRGIDGGVKLLSNVNMLIALVLLVFVCLVGFAVSMGNIPNTVMGYVENIIPLSNPHGREDETWMHGWTVFYWAWWISWSPFVGMFIARVSRGRTIREFLTAVLLIPTAVTILWMSIYGGIAIDQVVNGIGALGTDGLTSVPMAMFQMLDEMPMASVLSFIAIVLVLVFFITSSDSGSLVIDSITAGGKIDAPVPQRIFWATVEGAIAAALLWIGGTQAIEALQAGAISTGLPFTIVLLLMCVSLILGLRTEPRPVK, from the coding sequence ATGAGCGAGAATCATGACAAGTACAGTATTGATAATACGGACTACACCGTAGGTCAAGACAACGTACAAAAGTGGGGATTTGATATACATAACCCTGTATTCGGGATCAGTGCAGGGTTAATAGCACTTTTTTTAATCGCCGTACTAGTGTCAGATGCCGAAGTAGCTAAAACAACACTAAATGGTATCAAAACCGATATTATTAATAATTTTGACGGCTTATTTATGTGGGCTGCCAACTTCTTTGTTATTTTTTGTTTAGTTTTAATTTTTTCACCATATGGCAATATCCGCTTAGGCGGTGACGATGCTAAACCATCGCATTCTCGTATTTCTTGGCTGGCAATGTTATTTGCTGCAGGTATGGGTATTGGCTTAATGTTCTGGGGGGTTGCTGAACCAGTTGCATACTACACTGGTTGGTATGAAACGCCGCTCAATGTAACAGCTAACACACCAGAAGCCGCGAAAATGGCAATGGGTGCAACTATGTTCCATTGGGGTCTTCACCCTTGGGCAATTTATGCTGTAGTTGCGCTTTCGTTAGCATTTTTTACTTACAATAAAGGCTTACCGCTTTCTATTCGTTCGATTTTTTACCCAATTTTAGGTGATAAAGCGTGGGGGTGGCCTGGTCACATAATTGATATTTTAGCTGTATTAGCAACCTTATTTGGTTTAGCAACGTCACTTGGGCTAGGTGCACAACAAGCTTCTGCCGGTATTAATCATGTATTTGGTTTTGAAGGTGGCGTAGGTTCACAAATTCTGGTTATTACAGGTGTTACGTTACTAGCAGTCGTCTCTGTTATTAGAGGCATTGATGGCGGCGTTAAATTACTTAGTAACGTAAATATGCTCATTGCTTTAGTATTACTAGTATTTGTATGTTTAGTTGGTTTTGCGGTCTCTATGGGTAATATCCCTAACACGGTAATGGGGTATGTAGAGAACATTATTCCATTGAGTAACCCACATGGCCGTGAAGATGAAACATGGATGCATGGTTGGACAGTATTCTACTGGGCTTGGTGGATTTCATGGTCACCGTTTGTAGGTATGTTTATTGCGCGTGTTTCGCGTGGTCGTACAATCCGTGAATTTTTAACCGCGGTATTACTTATTCCAACAGCGGTTACTATCCTGTGGATGTCTATCTATGGTGGCATCGCAATTGACCAAGTAGTTAATGGTATTGGTGCTCTTGGGACTGACGGTCTAACAAGTGTGCCTATGGCGATGTTCCAAATGCTTGATGAAATGCCAATGGCGAGTGTGCTTTCTTTCATTGCTATTGTATTAGTACTGGTATTCTTTATTACCTCTTCTGATTCAGGATCACTTGTAATTGATTCAATCACAGCAGGTGGCAAAATTGATGCACCGGTACCACAGCGTATTTTTTGGGCTACTGTTGAGGGCGCAATTGCTGCTGCATTACTTTGGATTGGTGGTACTCAAGCGATTGAAGCACTACAAGCAGGGGCTATTTCAACCGGTCTACCGTTTACCATTGTTTTACTATTAATGTGTGTAAGCTTAATTTTAGGTTTACGAACTGAGCCTCGCCCAGTTAAATAA
- a CDS encoding efflux RND transporter permease subunit translates to MKQQPMMQDLPSMAIRRPVLIVVLNLLIIIAGIAAIAGVEVRELPDVDRPRITVSASFPGGSPETVDTEVTSKLEGAVARVSGVKSIRAQSEEGSSRIVVEFRPGVNLDDAANETRESVSRVQRELPEEVERVSIIKADNDAEAVVSLTVSSESLSLEALTERVDVDLAPQFLTIPGVADVRLNGDRERVLRVRIDPLKLSSFNLTIPDVADVLRQAPFDVPAGSLKSNDQQIIVRADATSVTPDQVGDIIIRGDTRISDIAAVYFGPADPRSMVRLNGKPVIGMEIIRQAQSNTIEISDEVLKLIEGMRERFPQMEFTLTSDDAQFIRSSVDEVINSLVLTVLLVIITLWVFIGSWRATLVPAFAIPVALIGSLALIWALGFSINILTLLALVLATGLIVDDAIVVSENIQRQRGLGLGRRAAAVVGTREVFFAVIATTAVLAAVFVPIAFLPSTAGRLFREFGGVLAGAVIISSFVALSLVPALTSKLKLKQGGFHPFAKLGNVLANLYTKTIHKVLDHAWLTFIACLLVAGGSGALYMSLDNELLPTEDRGKIRIFARGPDGVGLNFMDRQAIKMEDTLLPFVESGEIESIYTVVGQWDPNIVFITVPLKHWDERNFSQQEIINKIRQPLMNIPGAPAYAGGANSLNLRGQGGGIEIALLGQDYLEIFKAAQQFSADLEKAVPEVAPVRVSYQPSQPQLRVNIDRRRAEELGVSLSDIAITLRAAINGDDIADLNIGDQSIPIMLQAQNQTINDPSDLANLYVSARDNQLVPLSSVANITEEGVAAELERHAQRRAIELSMELPEGLTIATLVEQIKQVSEQSLPAGITLAFKGEALTFEETSNEVLMTYVLAFLIVFLVLAAQFENVNSAIVVMITVPFGITSAILALYLTGTSLNIYSQIGLVMLIGLIAKNAILLVEFADQLRDNGLSVRKAVEQAALVRLRPITMTLISTLLGALPLIMSTGAGAEARNAIGWVVFGGLALAVLFTLYLTPVIYLGLARFTSPRGDESKQLAQELEQVDN, encoded by the coding sequence ATGAAACAGCAACCTATGATGCAAGACTTGCCGTCTATGGCAATTCGCCGCCCTGTACTTATTGTGGTGCTTAATTTATTAATAATTATTGCCGGTATCGCCGCTATAGCTGGCGTAGAAGTGCGAGAGCTTCCTGATGTCGATAGGCCGCGTATTACGGTATCAGCTTCGTTTCCAGGTGGTTCCCCAGAAACCGTTGACACTGAAGTCACCAGCAAACTTGAAGGTGCTGTTGCCCGTGTGAGTGGAGTTAAATCTATTCGTGCACAAAGTGAAGAAGGCAGCTCACGTATTGTGGTTGAATTTAGACCTGGTGTTAATCTGGATGATGCCGCTAATGAAACGCGCGAGTCAGTTTCGCGAGTGCAAAGAGAGCTCCCAGAAGAGGTTGAGCGTGTCTCCATTATAAAAGCCGATAATGATGCTGAGGCGGTCGTATCACTCACCGTATCAAGTGAGAGTTTATCGTTAGAGGCATTAACCGAGCGAGTTGATGTTGACTTAGCACCACAGTTTTTAACTATTCCCGGTGTTGCTGATGTGCGCTTAAACGGTGATAGAGAACGAGTGCTTAGAGTACGTATAGATCCGCTTAAGCTCAGTAGCTTTAATTTAACTATTCCTGATGTTGCTGACGTTCTCAGGCAAGCTCCCTTTGATGTGCCTGCAGGAAGTTTAAAATCAAACGATCAGCAAATTATTGTGCGTGCTGATGCTACTTCGGTTACACCAGATCAAGTCGGTGATATTATCATTCGTGGTGATACCCGTATTAGCGATATCGCCGCGGTATATTTTGGCCCGGCCGATCCACGCTCTATGGTTAGGCTCAATGGTAAACCCGTTATTGGTATGGAAATTATCCGCCAAGCGCAATCTAACACCATAGAAATATCAGATGAAGTTCTAAAGCTTATAGAGGGAATGCGTGAACGCTTTCCTCAGATGGAATTTACCTTAACATCAGATGATGCACAATTTATTAGAAGTTCAGTGGATGAAGTTATTAACTCATTAGTGCTGACAGTGCTGCTAGTGATCATTACTTTATGGGTGTTTATTGGCTCATGGCGCGCAACCTTAGTGCCAGCATTTGCCATTCCGGTTGCCTTGATAGGCTCGTTAGCACTGATATGGGCACTGGGTTTTTCCATTAATATTTTAACCTTACTCGCATTGGTACTTGCGACTGGTTTAATCGTTGATGATGCGATTGTGGTGAGTGAAAACATTCAACGCCAGCGTGGGTTAGGGCTAGGCAGGCGTGCCGCAGCGGTTGTTGGTACCCGTGAAGTATTTTTTGCCGTTATTGCCACCACGGCAGTGTTAGCAGCTGTGTTTGTTCCCATCGCTTTTTTACCCTCTACAGCAGGGCGTTTATTCAGAGAGTTTGGCGGTGTTCTTGCCGGTGCAGTGATCATATCAAGCTTTGTTGCGTTATCGTTAGTGCCGGCACTTACCTCTAAGCTAAAGCTTAAACAAGGCGGTTTTCATCCATTTGCTAAGCTTGGTAACGTACTTGCTAATTTATATACCAAAACAATTCATAAAGTACTCGATCATGCGTGGCTTACCTTTATTGCTTGTTTATTAGTGGCTGGTGGTTCAGGTGCGTTGTATATGAGCTTAGATAACGAGTTACTACCAACAGAAGATCGCGGTAAAATTAGAATATTTGCTCGTGGTCCAGATGGCGTAGGCTTAAACTTTATGGACAGGCAAGCCATTAAAATGGAAGACACCTTACTGCCTTTCGTCGAAAGCGGTGAAATTGAATCTATTTACACAGTAGTTGGTCAATGGGACCCTAATATTGTGTTCATCACTGTACCTTTAAAGCACTGGGATGAACGTAACTTTAGTCAACAAGAAATCATCAATAAAATTCGTCAGCCTTTAATGAATATTCCTGGAGCACCCGCATACGCAGGAGGCGCTAATAGTTTAAATTTACGTGGCCAAGGTGGCGGAATCGAAATTGCTTTGCTGGGGCAAGATTACCTTGAAATATTTAAAGCTGCACAGCAGTTTTCAGCAGATCTTGAAAAAGCAGTACCTGAGGTTGCACCTGTTCGCGTATCGTATCAGCCATCGCAACCACAACTTCGCGTCAATATAGACAGACGACGCGCAGAAGAACTCGGTGTATCGTTAAGTGATATAGCCATTACTTTAAGAGCTGCCATTAATGGCGACGATATAGCCGATTTAAATATTGGCGATCAGTCAATACCAATTATGTTACAGGCTCAAAATCAAACCATTAATGACCCCAGTGATTTAGCAAATTTATATGTAAGCGCCCGCGATAATCAATTAGTACCGCTCAGTAGTGTCGCTAATATTACAGAGGAAGGCGTAGCTGCAGAGCTTGAGCGCCATGCTCAGCGACGTGCCATAGAATTAAGCATGGAATTACCCGAAGGTTTAACTATTGCCACGCTGGTTGAGCAAATAAAACAAGTGTCTGAGCAATCATTACCAGCAGGTATTACTTTAGCGTTTAAAGGGGAAGCTCTGACATTTGAAGAGACCTCAAACGAAGTATTAATGACCTATGTATTGGCATTTTTAATTGTATTTTTAGTATTGGCAGCACAATTTGAAAACGTTAACAGCGCCATTGTGGTGATGATTACTGTGCCATTTGGTATTACATCCGCTATTTTAGCACTGTATTTAACCGGCACATCACTCAATATTTATTCGCAAATTGGTCTGGTAATGCTTATTGGTTTAATCGCTAAAAACGCAATTTTATTGGTCGAGTTTGCTGATCAATTAAGAGATAACGGGCTTAGTGTTCGAAAAGCGGTTGAACAAGCTGCACTGGTACGCCTACGACCCATTACCATGACCTTAATTTCTACTTTATTGGGTGCATTACCGCTTATTATGTCAACAGGTGCGGGCGCTGAGGCGCGTAATGCGATTGGCTGGGTGGTGTTTGGTGGACTAGCATTAGCGGTATTGTTTACGCTTTATTTAACACCGGTGATTTATTTAGGACTTGCACGTTTTACCAGCCCTCGCGGCGATGAGTCAAAACAATTAGCGCAGGAGTTAGAGCAAGTAGATAATTAA
- a CDS encoding DEAD/DEAH box helicase has product MHFTDLGIDTRLETQLAHQGITQPTDIQAHAVPTALAGHDIFAQSKTGSGKTLAFLLPAVQRVMKQKALSKRDPRVLIVAPTRELATQVFTQLRLLIAGTNIKAVKILGGENFNDQIKALRNDPHFVVATPGRLADHLKQRSLQLSGLELLIFDEADRILDLGFTDQLKLINELADHRLRQTLLFSATLDHAQVDALSRNLLKKPKQIMLSAANEQHSDIKQTLYLADHLDHKEALLEHFLNQGNVGQCIIFTATRADTSRLSEALNSKGFKSVALAGDLTQSKRLDIMDAFSRENFKILITTDVASRGLDLLSVTHVINFDLPKHAEEYVHRIGRTGRAGFKGNALSFVGPKDWASYLAIKSFLNDELSFAVVDGLKAKFKGIKEKKVTPVKPIKKVVADKKPHQKRKAKPKKPAAPIKAPLNIDGDTPMRRKKKPEQE; this is encoded by the coding sequence TTGCACTTTACTGATCTTGGGATTGATACTCGCCTAGAAACACAATTAGCGCACCAAGGGATCACCCAGCCTACCGATATTCAAGCTCATGCTGTGCCAACGGCACTCGCTGGACATGACATTTTCGCTCAGTCAAAAACTGGGTCAGGCAAAACTTTAGCGTTTTTATTACCTGCAGTGCAGCGAGTAATGAAACAAAAAGCACTCAGTAAACGTGATCCTCGTGTACTTATTGTTGCTCCAACTCGTGAGCTTGCAACCCAAGTGTTCACCCAACTACGATTACTTATTGCCGGTACCAATATCAAGGCAGTTAAAATTCTCGGTGGTGAAAACTTTAACGACCAAATTAAAGCACTGCGCAACGACCCACATTTTGTGGTTGCTACACCAGGGCGCTTAGCCGATCACTTAAAGCAACGCTCTTTACAGTTAAGTGGCTTAGAGCTACTTATATTTGATGAAGCTGACCGTATTTTGGATTTAGGTTTCACCGACCAGCTTAAGTTAATTAATGAACTGGCAGATCACCGATTACGCCAGACCCTATTGTTTTCAGCGACATTAGATCATGCTCAAGTAGATGCCCTTTCGCGTAATTTATTAAAAAAACCAAAACAAATTATGCTCAGTGCAGCCAATGAGCAACACAGTGATATTAAACAAACATTGTATTTAGCCGATCATCTTGATCATAAAGAAGCGCTACTTGAGCATTTCCTTAATCAAGGTAATGTAGGGCAATGTATTATATTTACTGCAACACGTGCTGATACCAGTCGCTTAAGCGAGGCATTAAATAGTAAAGGCTTTAAGTCTGTCGCACTAGCCGGGGATTTAACTCAAAGTAAGCGCCTTGATATCATGGATGCGTTTAGCCGTGAGAACTTTAAAATATTAATTACTACTGATGTTGCATCTCGCGGTTTAGATTTACTCAGTGTTACCCATGTTATTAATTTTGATCTACCAAAACACGCTGAAGAATACGTTCACCGTATTGGTCGCACAGGCCGAGCTGGTTTTAAAGGCAACGCGCTATCATTTGTTGGTCCTAAAGATTGGGCAAGTTACTTAGCAATAAAGTCATTTTTAAATGACGAATTGTCGTTTGCGGTGGTTGATGGTTTAAAAGCGAAATTTAAAGGCATCAAAGAGAAAAAGGTTACGCCAGTTAAACCAATTAAAAAGGTAGTGGCTGATAAAAAACCACATCAAAAACGCAAAGCGAAACCTAAAAAACCAGCAGCCCCAATTAAAGCACCACTCAACATTGATGGTGATACCCCGATGCGTCGTAAAAAAAAGCCTGAGCAGGAATAA
- a CDS encoding efflux RND transporter periplasmic adaptor subunit: MGITALFLSVSLPVTGASVVVENIAMEQAQQQVQAVGNAEAIHSVILYPAVGDKVAAVHFKPGDKVKEGDILLELDSRRQKAALEEAKIKLADSQRTLKRLKQSQAKGAVPQSDVDDAKTIVELAKVTLTQAETELEDRQVRAPFNGTMGLTDIEVGDRITTQTMIASIDDTRQLYINFNAPESAIAMLRNNASVRVFPWQSQAPVEAEIAYLDSRIDPQTRTLRVKAKLNNKDQQFLPGMSFRVHIEVLGQRFAAIPEAALLWGATGPYVWTSVDNKATRVDVKIEQRLAGRLLVSGALQPNDTLVVEGVQRLRANQELSFTAPIASTQE; the protein is encoded by the coding sequence ATGGGCATAACGGCCTTATTTTTATCGGTTAGTTTGCCAGTAACTGGTGCTAGCGTGGTCGTTGAAAATATCGCTATGGAACAAGCCCAACAGCAGGTTCAGGCTGTTGGTAATGCTGAAGCTATCCATTCTGTTATTTTATATCCTGCCGTAGGTGACAAAGTAGCAGCGGTTCATTTTAAACCTGGCGATAAGGTTAAAGAAGGTGATATTTTACTTGAGCTAGATTCACGTAGGCAAAAAGCGGCCCTTGAAGAGGCTAAAATAAAATTAGCAGATAGTCAGCGAACTTTAAAACGTTTAAAACAAAGCCAAGCTAAAGGAGCTGTTCCGCAAAGTGATGTAGACGATGCAAAAACCATCGTGGAGCTTGCAAAAGTTACTCTCACTCAAGCCGAAACTGAATTAGAAGACCGCCAAGTCCGTGCCCCTTTTAATGGCACTATGGGGCTGACTGACATTGAAGTGGGTGACAGAATCACAACACAAACAATGATTGCTAGCATCGATGATACCCGCCAGTTATACATTAATTTTAACGCGCCTGAATCAGCGATTGCGATGCTCAGAAATAATGCTAGTGTACGCGTGTTCCCATGGCAATCGCAAGCGCCTGTTGAGGCAGAAATAGCTTATTTAGACTCACGTATAGACCCACAAACTCGTACCTTAAGAGTCAAAGCAAAGTTAAATAACAAAGATCAACAATTCTTACCGGGTATGAGTTTTCGAGTACATATAGAAGTATTAGGTCAACGCTTTGCCGCTATTCCTGAAGCAGCACTACTGTGGGGCGCAACGGGTCCATATGTGTGGACGAGTGTGGATAACAAAGCTACCCGGGTTGATGTGAAAATAGAGCAACGCTTGGCAGGGCGCTTACTCGTATCAGGGGCATTACAGCCAAACGATACGTTAGTTGTTGAAGGCGTTCAGCGCTTGCGAGCCAATCAAGAATTAAGCTTTACTGCACCTATCGCTAGTACGCAGGAGTAG
- a CDS encoding rhodanese-related sulfurtransferase, translated as MTAIHKDNVTSDHFVVCALYKFVSLPDFEALRQPLLNVMEQNDVRGTLLIAAEGINGTVSAKREGIDNLLAWLDTQPNLDNIVTKESYDDECPFYRTKVKLKKEIVTMGVEGVDPLKVVGSYVKPNEWNALISDPEVILVDTRNDYEIEIGTFQNAVDPNTKTFREFPQWAKENLDPEKHKKVAMFCTGGIRCEKSTAYMKEQGFDEVYHLEGGILKYLEEVPKEETMWEGECFVFDNRVAVNHDLQKGSYDQCHACRMPITEEEKQKPEYMEGVSCHHCIDDVTDEQRERFAERQKQIELAQARGEGHIGNEAQAALQQRKEAKKAQKDAQRNK; from the coding sequence ATGACTGCTATCCATAAAGATAATGTAACCAGCGATCACTTTGTTGTGTGCGCACTGTATAAATTTGTTTCTTTACCTGATTTTGAAGCACTTCGCCAACCTTTACTTAATGTAATGGAGCAAAACGACGTGCGTGGTACTTTGTTAATTGCCGCAGAAGGAATTAACGGAACTGTTTCAGCAAAACGTGAAGGCATTGATAACTTACTGGCGTGGTTAGACACCCAGCCTAATTTAGACAATATTGTTACTAAAGAATCATATGATGACGAATGCCCGTTTTATCGCACTAAAGTAAAACTTAAAAAAGAAATCGTGACTATGGGTGTTGAGGGCGTTGACCCATTAAAAGTAGTGGGCAGTTATGTTAAGCCAAATGAATGGAACGCCCTTATTTCTGATCCAGAGGTTATCCTTGTTGATACCCGAAATGATTATGAAATTGAAATTGGTACGTTTCAAAACGCGGTCGACCCAAACACGAAGACGTTCCGCGAATTTCCGCAGTGGGCCAAAGAAAATCTCGACCCAGAAAAGCATAAAAAAGTAGCTATGTTTTGTACAGGTGGTATTCGTTGCGAAAAATCAACAGCTTATATGAAAGAGCAGGGCTTTGATGAGGTATACCACCTTGAAGGCGGCATATTAAAATACCTAGAAGAAGTACCAAAAGAAGAAACCATGTGGGAAGGCGAGTGCTTTGTATTTGATAACCGTGTCGCGGTAAATCATGACTTACAAAAAGGCTCATATGATCAGTGTCACGCATGTCGGATGCCTATCACAGAAGAAGAAAAGCAAAAGCCTGAATACATGGAAGGGGTGTCGTGTCATCATTGTATTGATGATGTAACCGACGAGCAGCGTGAACGTTTTGCTGAGCGTCAAAAGCAAATAGAATTGGCACAAGCACGCGGTGAAGGCCACATTGGTAACGAAGCACAAGCTGCTTTACAGCAACGTAAAGAAGCAAAAAAAGCGCAAAAAGACGCACAACGAAATAAATAA